A segment of the Lineus longissimus chromosome 11, tnLinLong1.2, whole genome shotgun sequence genome:
AGCCCAGGATTTTGTATCAGTGGTTAATGTATACACATGCTTCTAAAGAATTCATTCATGCGCATGTGTAACGGGATCACGGTGCCCATTCAGGGCCTCTAACTAAGAGTATTGGTCACAACCCCATGTTACCACAGCATCTCACAGATCACCCGTTTCTGGTTCTGAAAAAACTCAAGctttgaacaaaacaaaacttacTGTACATTCGGGTGAAAAAAAACACAGCATAGTAAAGAAAGCATCATCTGGGAGGTCGCATAAGAGTCTAAGAACGATAAGACTTACTTGAAATGGCTTTACCTTCAAAGTATACTGAGAGTGGAAGGAGTGCGAGGATCATCCACGGCTGGACATGGTAGATCATGTCCAGAGGATTACTCAAACCTGAAATCAGGAGAAAGGGAGATCATATGGTTGATTGAAAAGCTATCACGTTAAGTGTCAAGCCCTCTTGCTCTGCGTCTTCTCTTCTCGGCATATGTTGCGTGCCGCTATGGTTAGGTGCCAATCAGGTGTAATTGCCACGAGATCCCATCGTCAGACAGAGAGGAGGCATCCATCACGGACGGAGCTATTCATGTTTCTAACTTGGAAGGTGTCTTTTGTTTGCCTTGTGGAACAGGCCGTGAATCTTGCTTCAGATCTTATTCAAAAAGATGTGGCAATCCAAGTCTTGTTGTAGTAAGCCCAATAAGAATGGCGATGTCTTAGTGTCTCAGCTATACCTGTTCTTGAAGGAACAAAAAGTAGTTTGGTACcttttcacagcccacaaaaaCGCACTTTTTGGGGAATATTTGACTGGGAGAACAAAGACCCTTTAACCCCTACCTACCTATTTCCTTTTTCTGCGTCAACATCTGCGCCAATGTCCAGCGTATACCACTGAGCAAGGATGCGGTTAAAACAAGTAGAAAGCCCTCGAGATTGAATTGCGTTGATTGATATGTGAACATGAATAAACCTGCTGCTATGAACATCACCACGAATATCAATGACCACAtctgcaacaaaaaaaaacaatacaaaaaacTCACAAGATTCTGATTATGTGGATTATACATGCTATTGCAGCACACCAAAGTATGGctgcctcttcttcttcttcagcaaacGCCCTTCACTTTGACGAGTTATTTTCCAGGGAGTATTCGATCCTCCAAGGTGGGCTGAGCATTTCATGATGTGCCACTACGATTAGGCACCAATTTGGTTTATTGGCCTAATGACTCTGTCTTTGGCCAGAgttagagtccacgcaagcttcTCTATTaatggggtcttttgcttgctcTGGTATAGAcacaagataacttggttttacgtctcatttaAAGGACACTGAAGAGTCAGGAATTTTCGTCCTTTGAAAGCCATTCATCTAgcaatacaatcctgggttctccccagagttgaacctgggccctattgcgtatGTAACAGTGTCAACTAATTGACTTTAAAAGAGCATCTCGGACCAAAAACTCACAACCTCATAGAGTGACTGATGTTGATTCTGCACTGGAAACAGCCAGCCCAATGAATAATGGACAGTATTTcttaaatcatgaaatttttatacCCCATTCGTTcaaaatttggaatttggaattgacTTTAGATTTATTCAATATGTAAAATACtcattgaatatgaatttcaaaattgcagtcACACACGCCAAAAACATGTAGGCAATTttccatttctatttacctgGGGGGCAGACAAAAATAATGCAGAAGAAGGAACCATTATAGGAATAAACAACCCAATGAATTGGATATTGATGGTAAACATGATGCTTTTAAACATGCAAACAAAGAACAAATGTAAACACCATTAACtcagaaatacagtagaacctctcatagcggacacctctctattaaggacaccctctctattaaggacaccctctctattaaggacactagtttttgtcccaaattgggtgtttccattcaaattgacctctgtaatcaggacacctctctattagggacagtatttgacagtcccgagggtgtccttaatagagaggttctacggtATAGGTATTGGTCTTAGCATGGGGAAGCAGGTGTACAAGCAAAAACATATCACTTCAAAATACAAGAAATATCATTGTCATGAATACCCCTGTAGTAGACGACACATTCTCATTTTTAGTCAATGACTTGCACTCGAGTGAAAAGTTTAtacacaaaatttcaaaattgaacttTGCTGTAAAATTGCACCAGTCCAGACTTCAAAGTCAATGATAATTTTTCAAGGCGTACATGGCCCCGATCTCTACTAAACTACCAACGGACCGGACCTATCATTATCTTGaacttaaaggggaactataggctGGAGCTAGGAGGTCAAATTAGTGGTCTCTGTGTGACTGCAGTTTGcgactgggtcatgtttgattcagcaataaatTTAATCCTCCTAGAAAATACAAGCCAGAATAGCTTCAATGAACTGTAAAATAGGACAGATCCCTACTactggcaactttgtgtaatcGAATCTGACCTGCCTGGCTCCTGCTTTATACTCTCCCTTTAAGAGGTAATGCTCTAAGCCTGAGCAAATACTGCCACAGGAGATGATAAGCACATAAATATTTGCACAACTAATACCTTTTTTTCTAATCCAAATAAAAGTGAAAATCCTAGGATGAATACAATGCTAGTTGACTTAGTCATCGTATACCTGAAAGGATAAAACAAAATCAGACTTGCAAACGAGCAAGTTGCAACCTGCGATTGTGATCACGTgtgacaaaaatctcttgtctgcactggtcatcgcaggtgccaGCAACAAGAATCGGTCATCACTGTCAGAACATTGGACAATTTGTATGGGTAAAGTAGGAGAAAACCAGAGACCCCAGGGGAAACCTACGCTGACTCTACCATGACCGACGGGAAGTCACCAACCTCACCAACAGGTTATTTTAATTACCGATCAACAACTGGGACCAGGTCTAGTTTTGCAACCAAGTCAAATCAATCCTTTGCACAGTTACAGAGGCTGCTCTATTATACACAAGACGGTGAAAAGAAATGTGCAAATAAACTTACAGAGACACTGTAATATACTCGAAGCTCCAATTAGATAAACCGATGTCTAATGAGCTTGATATACCTGCAACGAAAAGGGTGGAATATGGTTTCAATTCAACTTTTACTAGCGCAGTGCTTGAAGGGGTTTGAGTTGGTTATTTTTCTCAGGTTTTGGCATTTCACCATTTTAGCTCAAATAAAATGCTTACATTACAATTTAACAAGTGAAACACATATACCTTTAAATGcactgcaataaaaaaaactCCACCTCATCTGTGCATGAGCAACCAATTGTTACGACCAATGATTTTATATCAAAGGCCCTCTGTCACAAAATGAAGTTACATTGGGGTTAAAAACATTTCCAGCCCCAGGCTGGATATAAAAATAAATAGACCAAGTCAATTATTCAATTCTAGAGATCAATCTAGCTCGGCAGCTCTTTTGTTCACAATCTCAAACTATCAAATCTGCACACACAGACATCTCCCTCAATGGCACTTCACTTAGTGGCAATAATAGGGAATATTCCCCATTATTCAGAATGTTTACTCTAGTTGGGCCAACTAGGATAGGAACTCGTGCTATCTAAATGCCACTGGCTACCTGGCTCAAACAACCCTCAATGCATCATGGGTTGGTCAGACCGGTAGCAAATAAAATGTTGTCTGAAGTGAATATTGCTATTGCCAAATGTTTCCGGTAATGGTACATGTCATTGTAAAGTAGGTTCTTTACAAAAGATTACAATACATCAAAGGAAATGTTTACTAATCATTTAAACACTTTTCATAGTGAGTAGAAGCTATTGTTTTTGAAAGTGCATGTCACATTATGAATGAATGGCATGGATTTCCTCCAAGGGATGAGGGGAGACTATGGACAGTGTACCTCTGATATTTCAGAATGAGTAAAGGTGTGGCTGAGAGAGAAAATCTACATTTACACAATAAAATCCATAGCAAAAGTCTGTTACATTACAACCTTTTAAATTAGACACTGAAGGTTTTAGAGTCAAGCACTTAGTTTCATGTGTATACACAGCTATAGTGATATTAATTATACTGGCACAGAATGTACATGCCATCAAGGATGCATGTAGAGGTATTCCACAGATGTGCTCAATTCATcaaacaacaaaagaacaattacaaatacactagaacctctctaagaAAACCTTGGGACTGATAAATCCTGTCCTCAtcgggaggtgtcctgattacagaggccaAATTACAAGTATAAAACAGCCCATTTGGACCAAATCTACTGTTcctaatggagaggttgtcctgctAGGACAGGTGTCCGCAAAATGAGGTTGCAATGTATAACGATTATGTTATTGATAGGAGACTCaacatgattttaaattcaTACATTTTCTATATGAATATCAAACAATGCATAAAAGTTTCTATCAATGGGAGACGACTTGAGACTAATGGCATGTGTTGTAGTGACATCAACCGTCAATGGAAGAGTTTATCATCTGACTCAACACTTTAAACCCCATTCCATCCAGAAGCATTTTGAATAGTAAAACCCTAAGCTAACtaagatgagctgctcaattagCACGACAGTGACTACCTGAACATTTCTAACTGGTACCCAACACAAATTTTGACCAGATTCAACTTACCGGTGGGTGCCACTTTTCTTACGTACAAATCCCAACTGAGCAATATTCGTTCTTTCCCCGTCTTAAGCTCCCATATCGTACGACAGAGTAATGCCAGCAGAAATTTGATAAACAGATGAAATATTGTGATTGACAAAGGGAAGCGGAACATCTGTAAAGAAAGATTAAAATTACAGTTAGGGCGAGTGAAAAAAGAAACTTTCAAAAAGATGATAAAAATTTCTCGGGATGAAAATTGCCGCCTCAGCATTGAGAATGCAACAGAGGCttagggtaactcgtgtcaaatttcaccatataatgttttagctgtttttgacaaatgactacgtcactttctcataaatcggtaaggttttcgaatcgaaatgcatattttctagaaattgatggtttaatcccgcccggacggctcacttcgatgccgttttcgttgatgatgtcacaacatgaacattttcgcggtcgcggtggtttacattcagcgattttataataaatcgaatcaaaaatggaaaatttgagctttagatttgtgatcaacaattaaaaacggacgtatttccacaaagttgtaaatcacatcatagtatcactttaacataTTTACAACTGTCACTAAATTGTATCGCGTGCAAAAATATTTCTACATTACTGAAACCAGCTTCTTTGCATATTAACTTATCCCACATTGGAATACACTTAACAGGGTCAGCTGAGACTAGAAGGAGCTCAAGCAATTCTAATAAGCATAGACCTCAGTGCAAAGTTTGCAGAAGTTAAACCTTGGGACGGTCTCTTTACttcaaataaaatcaaaatttccTGTTTACAGTGTGTATAAACCGTTTCATTAGATTTCTGACAACATGCAACGTGATATCCAATGTCAAAATTTTACAATGCCACCTCGTTCTCGAATCAAGATCTGGACCTCTCTAATGTCACACCCACATCTACCTGAATCTAGTAGGACACAATCAACAGTCACaaatacattacattacaaatcgCCCAAAGctattattattttaaaatgtccaggCTGACCTGCAGCACTCAACTCAAAATTACCGTTTTTACAATTTGAACAAACTGATAATACTTACTGTGATGAACTTTTTGTTGTAAAAGGTCAGCGTTATGGAGAACGTATAGAAGAATAAGACAAGGGATACAGTTTGGACCCCGAAGCAAACGGAGGCCCAACTGCATCTGGACTTGACCGGCATCGTACTTAGTTGTTGGATGCCGATACTTGACGATCAGCCTGTAATAATACAGAAAACAAAAATGAGTTAGAACTGTTGAGAGGGTGCATTATATCAATCAACAGAACCTCAGTCCAGGAGATGgacactatagattcatgcacttgattgggaacaccgtttacatgacgtagagTTGACCGTCGTCacatcaccatgcattttacactactgtaacgtgacgcgacgcgacgttttcgtaaggccatgggaattattaatcctgtttgggttctgagcgaacatatgaaatattttcattattttaaaaaaaatctatttattttattgttgccatcattatTTTTaattccagtggttcatctttaccttaaatgattgaaaaacacaataaaaacttggcagggtaggctcttcatcacaacaatgacattttttcaatgcctcatgttgatgaccgacctgatttccatttactggaacttgctgaatcgcgtgttttgaccagtaaatcagactgtaaaccgataatgaataatgaaaaatgaaaaaaagcctcatcatctttttaatcaCTCGAACGGTAAACAGGAgtcaggattaatcattcctatATGGcctaaacgttggtcccaatcaagtgcatggatctatagacaggttttaaaaaaaatttttggctGGTTGGCAATATGTCACTGTCTACCTTCAACGCCAAAAGGGACTTGCACTTTGTCTGTCAACTGGTAAGTGGTAGGCCGACGTATTCATGTGGGGCCTACATACATTCCATGTATCCTCTATGCGTTGTACTTATACTAAGTTGTAGTAGTAATGTAGGCCTGGGCCATGTACATTTTTCACAATCCCGAGATTGATTGTCAAATGTCGACCGACAGTGCATGACCCAAAACCATACCAACCAAACAATATGCTATATAAGTGCAAAAGAGTGTATTTGTGAAAGAAATGTACTAAGCACAGCTATCCAGACGCGAAAACACACTTTAAATCAAGAAATAAACGTGATCTTCGAATGCGGCATGACCGGAATATTTTCGTGGCAACGTCacaccgacgaccacaacgtcTGAAAAGGGAATTCCTCGAATGACATCATCAGACATGCCAAAGTGGCAAAGTTGGTTATTCAGGAAGTAGTTCACAATTTGCGAAGTGACTCAGAGTCaggtttcttcattttgtgttGAAATAACTTCTCGTTTTCCAGTAATAATTGACGTCCAAAAGTTGTGATCTGTATTCAGGAGTGATAACTAATTAGTGTAGTATCCGTAGAACGTCAAGAAACCGATAATGTCTGCTTTAGCGAAGCTGTTCGGGAGTAAAAAGAAGGAAGGACCCTCCACTGGGGAAGCCATCCAAAAACTGAGAAACACTGAGGAAATGCTCCAGAAAAAATCTGAATTTCTTGAAAAGAAAATAGATCAAGAACTGGCTGTCGCTAAAAAGAATGGAGTAAAGAATAAGAGAGGTTATTATCGCAATCCTTTTATAAATCTTAGAGTTTACTTTAAGCATAAactgacttttattctatagtTGTAAATGTTTATTCTCATTATGGCCGgtctttcaagtttttttgtcgTCACCGACATTGACAGTTGACGCCGAATTGGCTCtctgatttgggggccttgaactCCTGGTCCTGTCGGCTAGGTAGACGTCCGAAGCAATGGGAATGTGTATTTCTATGTGGATATCTTGTCAGTTTGTTGATTAATGGCGTCGTGACTGATGATCACCTGCTGGATTGACACATACATCATGATCAAATGTAGGTGTCTCAAATAGTTGGGACATGAACATTGTAGTTGGTGGTGCCCTGCGTCTCGGTTCAGGTCTGGCGCGTTTGTTGgccctgtatacatgtatatagctggACTCTTGAGATAGTTTAAAAGAGGGGTAAAGAGTCCACTTCAGAGCCAACAAACCAGGCCTAGCATAGTAAAGTCCTGTACCCCACCTGTACAGCAGTTATccttttaatttcaaattttctattGCAGTTGCACTAAATGCATTAAAGAGAAAGAAACGCTTGGAAAAACAGTTGGGACAGATTGATGGAACATTATCAACAATAGAATTTCAAAGAGAAGCCTTAGAAAATGCTAACACCAATACCGAGGTCCTGAAAAATATGCAATATGCAGCCCATGCACTGAAATCAGCTCATCAACAACTGTAAGTATCCCCAAGAATTGATAATttaagactaagaatttggagaTTCATAATTCCAATAAActtgtcttttttcaaaatacCATCCCAAATATTTCTGAACTCAGAGAGTGATTTTTATTGTTAGAGAGATACCATGTTAAGATATCACCATGACTAACTGTAAAGTGATGAATACTTTAGCTATGTAGGAGATAGAGGGCATATTGTCAAATTACAGAATCCTTTATGCTGTGCTAGGGTGGGATATTGGGAAGTTACATATCTTCCTATCTCTTTGTATCACTGGCAGTTTTATCTCTTTGCGCTGCTAATGGCAGACAGTGAGTGTTTTCTGCAACATTTTGTTGTCATGTTGTAGTGTAACACAATGTCTGTGCACATGAAAAGGCATAAGAATATTTGACAGACTATGACTTTCGGGTGATGCATGCTAAAAAGTCATGGCATGGAAGTTTTGATAGTCCTGGTATATTCTATGTCTTCACTTCAAACTTGTTGCTGTCCCAGCcttttcattcatgtcattgtttGCGCTAAAAGCAATGTCCTCCACACCGTTAGGTGCAGCcctatatttttgcaatttacaACCCCCTTGTATGCCCCCCTCCGTAAATTTCTGATTTTGTGATAGTTTTTTGCATATTGACCATCCCTCTTAAATTTCTCTGCCACCCCTCTTGAAATTCTGCCCAAAGTTTCTAAGCCTTTTCAACCCCTCCTTTAGAAAATTCCATGGAAAATTCTGCTGAAGATATACGAGAATGTTGTAAGTGCTGATGGTTAGAAGTGTCACCATTCTGTCAACACAAGTGTAAATAGGTTTTATCTTcttccaggaatgttgatgatGTTCATGACATGATGGACGACATCTCAGAGCAAACTGAAGTCGCAAATGAAATATCGGATGCtatttcacaacctgtgggatTTGCAGACCAAATAGATGAAGTAAGTATAGTTCAATCCTGGATGACACAGACTCAAGTCCTATCAGAAGAGAATACGAATAGGCATTGCAAACCTCATCCTATATCCTGCAGAAGTGGTCAAGGGAAGTGGCCAACAGTCGTCGTGACAGAAGACTGCTTGGTCCATCCTGAGGAAAGCAGGCGTCAATGTTTGCTTCTTTGTCTCACAAGAGTCAGAGAAGCAAACATCAGCCCCAGATTTCTTCAGGGTGGCTTGGTCGGGATTACCGAACTCGCAAAACAACGGGAGCCTAGAAAGATATCAAGACATTCTGCTGCATAGCCAAGGCTTGAGGATTTGACTCTGATGCTGCCAAGATGAGCAAACTCTGAAGACGATACATTGTTCTCCACAGCACTATGAAGAAGGTCGAGTGCTCAAGTTTCTTTAGTATTCACTGTGATCAAGAAACTGGGGTATTTGACCTCTTGAGAAATGCAACAATTGGGCAACGGCTTGCTTTGTCATCAACAGTTTTCATATGTCATACAGACCCAGTGTGATGTTCCAGTCCAAGACATACACTGTAAACGCTGTCACGTTCATTGTTGCGACCAGCAGCAGACCATTTGATATGTTCGTTCCTTATTCATTTGTCTGTTCCCTCTTTGCAGGATGACTTAATGGCCGAGTTAGAGGAGCTTGAACAGGAAGACTTGGATGAGGCTCTCATCAATATCGCAGCGCCATCATTACCTGATGTGCCGACGACGGACATGCCCGCACCAGCCAAAGGTGAGTTCTCAAAAACAGAATCTATGGAGCTCTTTTAAAGTGGCATGGGGCTCCCACCAGAGTCCTCTGCTCGTTTGGCTGATTTCCACATTGCTGATTCCAATGACCGAGGCCTTTCTCTTTGTCCATAGGTTACCAGACTTTACTGGTgaaatacagttgaacctccagtagcggacacctctctattaagtaaaACCTcaatattaaggacactagttttggtccccaattgctcgtttccattcaatttgacctctccctTCAGGACAccgctctatcaaggacagatATTTGTCAGttccgatggtgtccttaatagaagggttccactgtagatgaTCTCCCCACACGGCTGCTGTCAaaatacattagaacctctctgttaaggacacccttgggactgaagtCTAGAATAGTGCTGGCAAGTTTTTGTGCTTAGTCTAAGTAGTAAGATGTTCATTTAAGACGGTttgtattttcttttttcagccaAACCCAAGCCAGTAGAAGATGATGATTTAGCCGAGCTCCAGGCATGGGCATCTTAAATGTGTAAACAGGACACGGAGATCATAGTTTGCTGAACAGGCTGAATTTCTCCTATGCCCTGAATATCTGTAATCTATGTTCAAATCAATGTAGAAGGATTAAAGGTGACTTTTATCACAAGATGGTCAGTAACGGAACTGTATAATTTAGTTGGCATGTACAGTCCATTGCATGAGGTTGGATGCTGTACTGCTACTAGATGTATGCATGTACAACAGCAGTTGGATATTTGCTTAGAACTTATTATGGCCTGAGATTCTTCGGTTGAGGTGGGGCGTGGATCCAGTATTTCTGTGCACTTTACTCTCAAAATCCAGGtaaaagattttttaaaaattttcaaactcaaagatttttctgaaataagaGGGGCACACGAATGCTGGTGGAACATTTCTATTGTAGCCTTTGCGAACTTCCTCCCTCAAAAATAAGATTGGGCGTCTTCAGCATGCAAATTAGATTTTTGATATCAGTCGGGCGTCGTAAATGAATATTTTTGCGATAATGGCCACCTTTAATTCTCAGATGGTGTTACGTTCATCTATTTTATTAAGTGTAAATTAAATTTTGTCAAGATGTTGCTTTCACAGTGATGGGTGAAGAAGTTTTCGCAAAGTTGGCAACcaattcgggggggggggggggggggggggtgcctaTCTGACTTAGGCAGGACATCTAACTTTACATTGCTCCAAATTGTACTGAAATATGGAACTTTGAATAAAAGTGTTACAACATAAAAGGCTTACGATTTTGCTGATCATTCTTGTATGCAGGTGCTTGCCTGTGATACTTTTTGtaaaagtgtacatgtacatgtagttagccAATATCTACTATGGCTGTTCAGGGTTGACTTCGCTGGGTACAGGGATTTTGCAGAAGGCTATCATTTGGTTAATTTGGCTGCAAAAAGGCA
Coding sequences within it:
- the LOC135495853 gene encoding charged multivesicular body protein 4c-like produces the protein MSALAKLFGSKKKEGPSTGEAIQKLRNTEEMLQKKSEFLEKKIDQELAVAKKNGVKNKRVALNALKRKKRLEKQLGQIDGTLSTIEFQREALENANTNTEVLKNMQYAAHALKSAHQQLNVDDVHDMMDDISEQTEVANEISDAISQPVGFADQIDEDDLMAELEELEQEDLDEALINIAAPSLPDVPTTDMPAPAKAKPKPVEDDDLAELQAWAS
- the LOC135495898 gene encoding solute carrier family 35 member C2-like isoform X3, encoding MPVKSRCSWASVCFGVQTVSLVLFFYTFSITLTFYNKKFITMFRFPLSITIFHLFIKFLLALLCRTIWELKTGKERILLSWDLYVRKVAPTGISSSLDIGLSNWSFEYITVSLYTMTKSTSIVFILGFSLLFGLEKKMWSLIFVVMFIAAGLFMFTYQSTQFNLEGFLLVLTASLLSGIRWTLAQMLTQKKEIGLSNPLDMIYHVQPWMILALLPLSVYFEGKAISRMFVATTQTLFGAEDLHVVLKNFGLLLIGALLAFMLEISEYLLVSFTSGLTLCIAGIFKEICTLALAAEINGDRMTLLNFLGLVVCLAGIALHVVLKAHSNKKQHQKIHS
- the LOC135495898 gene encoding solute carrier family 35 member C2-like isoform X1, with product MPVKSRCSWASVCFGVQTVSLVLFFYTFSITLTFYNKKFITMFRFPLSITIFHLFIKFLLALLCRTIWELKTGKERILLSWDLYVRKVAPTGISSSLDIGLSNWSFEYITVSLYTMTKSTSIVFILGFSLLFGLEKKMWSLIFVVMFIAAGLFMFTYQSTQFNLEGFLLVLTASLLSGIRWTLAQMLTQKKEIGLSNPLDMIYHVQPWMILALLPLSVYFEGKAISRMFVATTQTLFGAEDLHVVLKNFGLLLIGALLAFMLEISEYLLVSFTSGLTLCIAGIFKEICTLALAAEINGDRMTLLNFLGLVVCLAGIALHVVLKAHSTKAAEKKKEIDELIELEKLSED
- the LOC135495898 gene encoding solute carrier family 35 member C2-like isoform X2: MPVKSRCSWASVCFGVQTVSLVLFFYTFSITLTFYNKKFITMFRFPLSITIFHLFIKFLLALLCRTIWELKTGKERILLSWDLYVRKVAPTGISSSLDIGLSNWSFEYITVSLYTMTKSTSIVFILGFSLLFGLEKKMWSLIFVVMFIAAGLFMFTYQSTQFNLEGFLLVLTASLLSGIRWTLAQMLTQKKEIGLSNPLDMIYHVQPWMILALLPLSVYFEGMFVATTQTLFGAEDLHVVLKNFGLLLIGALLAFMLEISEYLLVSFTSGLTLCIAGIFKEICTLALAAEINGDRMTLLNFLGLVVCLAGIALHVVLKAHSTKAAEKKKEIDELIELEKLSED